In one window of Campylobacter sp. DNA:
- a CDS encoding TonB-dependent siderophore receptor — translation MKKGKILLSFALLCSPFWLTAAQNSGASQNSSAASSTSKISSSQSSAQKPENPTAVNSAPQGNAVVSSATKSVTQNSMPQSGSAANSTLQGSDGDNLGTINVTGKADLLTTEGTGMYTTDNMNTATGLDLSIRQTPQTVSVVPDQLIKDLSLTKVDDALNYVPGITATSRFGMSLPISRGFNIDNIQEDGMQSTTALAAQGLYGQSKEHTDLAFYDRVEVLRGVAGLTQSNGEPGGTINLVRKRPQKELGANLSLSAGSYDYYRGSVDVTGGLNESGSLRGRLIGVSGKEGSFRDLQNTERGAASAMVGADLGDFSEILAGVIYQKTRSVYDPFGIPVVGKDGNALNLSKRTTFISDWSRSVYEKYNTFLELNHKFSDNIKAYAKLNYTHSESLLKFGGWHGVGRDPASRYIGYDRYDNGSKELSFQVGSDIGYELFGQSHDFFINATASKERFTQHDRDVYGGAAGLTYESFNKGLINNEPNWNDTTALCALGTRCYNLYYTTKIYQQMVAMGTRYNFNDDWHLLVGGRYSRLKRESATDNYRTGRHSEDDIVKKHKITPYVGLTWDFSRDHSLYASYAEIYKPQTARDRNEKILEPIVGYNAEVGVKSEFFDGALNTTVAFFQIMQENRAVTDYDYYDATGLSRSVASGKVRSRGFDIEANGAITDEWKVFGGYTYNKSEYMKDERRFAALSNVDYRKGANAKPWIPKRMFKLYSSYEIPLVAQQKITLGAGFRYQSKTDNQYTRRSISTGAYYPANDIPVQGGYTIWDANAAYEYNEHFSLNLSVKNITDKRYFINQNNRVAGQNNYYGEPRNFMLTFNYKY, via the coding sequence ATGAAAAAGGGTAAAATTTTACTTTCTTTTGCGCTACTTTGCTCGCCGTTTTGGCTTACTGCGGCGCAAAATAGCGGCGCTTCTCAAAACTCATCCGCCGCAAGCTCCACCTCTAAAATTTCGTCGTCGCAAAGCTCTGCGCAAAAGCCTGAAAACCCTACCGCTGTAAATTCTGCGCCGCAGGGCAACGCCGTCGTAAGTTCCGCTACTAAAAGCGTTACACAAAATTCTATGCCGCAAAGCGGTAGCGCGGCAAATTCTACGCTGCAGGGCTCAGACGGCGATAATCTCGGCACCATAAACGTCACTGGCAAGGCCGATCTATTGACAACTGAAGGCACCGGTATGTATACGACCGATAATATGAACACCGCCACCGGTCTTGATCTAAGCATTCGCCAGACGCCCCAAACCGTCTCCGTCGTACCCGATCAGCTCATAAAGGATTTGAGCCTTACAAAGGTCGATGACGCGCTAAATTACGTACCCGGCATTACCGCTACCAGCAGATTTGGTATGAGTTTGCCGATATCGCGTGGTTTTAATATCGACAATATCCAAGAGGACGGCATGCAATCCACGACTGCGCTTGCGGCGCAGGGGCTTTACGGGCAGTCTAAGGAGCACACCGATCTTGCATTTTATGACCGCGTCGAGGTTTTGCGCGGCGTAGCGGGTCTTACGCAGAGCAACGGCGAGCCCGGCGGAACTATAAATTTAGTAAGAAAGCGTCCTCAAAAGGAGCTCGGAGCGAATTTATCGCTAAGTGCGGGCAGTTATGATTATTATCGCGGCAGCGTGGACGTGACGGGCGGCTTAAACGAAAGCGGCTCGCTCCGAGGACGGCTCATCGGCGTAAGCGGCAAGGAGGGCTCCTTTAGAGATTTGCAAAATACCGAACGCGGCGCGGCATCGGCGATGGTGGGAGCTGATCTCGGAGATTTTAGCGAAATTTTAGCCGGTGTGATCTATCAAAAGACAAGAAGCGTTTATGATCCTTTCGGCATTCCTGTAGTGGGCAAGGACGGCAACGCGTTAAATTTAAGCAAAAGAACGACCTTTATATCGGATTGGAGCAGGTCGGTTTATGAAAAATATAATACGTTTTTGGAACTAAATCATAAATTTAGCGATAATATCAAGGCTTACGCCAAACTAAACTATACTCACAGCGAGAGCTTGTTGAAATTCGGCGGCTGGCACGGAGTGGGCAGGGATCCTGCAAGCAGATACATAGGCTATGACAGATACGATAACGGCAGCAAGGAGCTAAGCTTTCAGGTAGGTAGCGATATCGGCTATGAGCTGTTTGGGCAAAGCCATGATTTTTTCATAAACGCTACTGCGTCGAAGGAGAGATTTACGCAGCACGATAGAGATGTTTACGGCGGTGCGGCAGGGCTAACGTATGAAAGCTTTAATAAGGGTCTCATAAATAATGAGCCTAATTGGAATGATACGACCGCGCTATGCGCGCTTGGAACCCGCTGCTACAATCTTTACTACACGACTAAAATTTATCAGCAGATGGTTGCGATGGGCACGAGATATAATTTTAACGATGATTGGCATCTGCTCGTAGGCGGCAGATATTCAAGGCTAAAGCGAGAAAGCGCTACGGATAACTATCGCACGGGCCGCCACAGCGAAGACGATATCGTTAAAAAACACAAGATCACGCCTTACGTAGGGCTTACGTGGGATTTTTCGAGAGATCATTCGCTATATGCGAGCTATGCCGAAATTTATAAACCTCAAACCGCTAGGGATAGAAACGAAAAAATTCTAGAGCCGATCGTAGGCTATAACGCCGAAGTGGGCGTAAAGTCGGAATTTTTCGACGGCGCGCTAAATACGACCGTGGCTTTCTTTCAGATCATGCAGGAAAATAGAGCCGTCACCGACTACGATTATTACGACGCTACGGGTCTAAGCAGATCGGTAGCTAGTGGCAAAGTCAGATCCAGAGGCTTTGACATAGAAGCAAACGGTGCAATTACCGACGAGTGGAAAGTATTCGGAGGCTACACCTACAATAAAAGCGAGTATATGAAGGACGAGAGGCGTTTTGCGGCGCTAAGCAACGTCGATTACCGCAAGGGTGCCAATGCCAAGCCTTGGATCCCTAAGCGTATGTTTAAGCTCTACAGCAGCTACGAAATTCCGCTCGTAGCGCAGCAAAAGATCACTTTGGGCGCCGGATTTCGCTATCAGAGCAAGACCGACAACCAATATACCAGGCGCAGTATCTCGACGGGCGCTTATTACCCCGCTAACGACATCCCCGTACAGGGCGGCTACACGATATGGGACGCCAACGCTGCGTATGAATACAATGAGCATTTTAGTTTAAATTTATCGGTAAAAAACATAACCGACAAGCGCTACTTTATCAATCAAAATAACAGAGTAGCGGGACAAAACAACTACTACGGCGAGCCGCGGAATTTTATGCTGACGTTTAATTATAAATATTAA
- a CDS encoding universal stress protein gives MKKVITCVDQNALAPAVRDYGIYVAKTLGAELVFIHVVEIPELGENFYGLAAGGIVLGENDILANSYGSPTLGGVDAEKDHEEAEAMLDEYICAATAAGLKASKIIKDGDFIDVIAEYKDEAEIFVLGIKGSNNEDVGFNASVLIKELHVPSLLVNKEFSPINSVLIAFDGTDAAKRTLEFIKSSKLLASAHKHVLHINAGATEGERMLDLAREILGTQNATFKYIQAEVPADEIIKYRRANNLDLIATGAFTKGFFKKLFLGSVSEDILHNALVPVLVLS, from the coding sequence ATGAAAAAGGTCATCACTTGCGTCGATCAAAATGCGCTTGCCCCGGCGGTTAGAGATTACGGAATTTACGTCGCTAAAACCTTGGGTGCCGAGCTCGTATTTATTCACGTGGTTGAAATCCCGGAGCTTGGCGAGAATTTTTATGGGCTAGCCGCAGGCGGAATCGTCCTAGGAGAGAATGATATCCTTGCAAATAGCTACGGAAGTCCCACACTAGGCGGCGTGGATGCGGAGAAAGACCACGAAGAAGCTGAAGCGATGCTGGATGAATATATCTGCGCTGCGACTGCTGCGGGTCTAAAGGCGAGTAAGATCATTAAAGATGGCGATTTTATCGACGTTATCGCCGAGTACAAGGACGAAGCTGAAATTTTTGTACTCGGTATCAAGGGCTCGAATAACGAGGACGTAGGCTTTAACGCAAGCGTGCTGATAAAGGAGCTTCACGTGCCATCGCTGCTCGTGAATAAGGAATTTTCACCGATTAACTCCGTGCTCATCGCATTTGACGGCACTGACGCGGCGAAACGCACACTTGAGTTTATAAAGAGCTCAAAGCTTCTTGCGAGCGCACATAAGCATGTCTTGCACATTAATGCGGGTGCCACAGAGGGTGAGCGGATGCTGGATCTAGCGCGCGAAATTTTAGGCACTCAAAACGCCACTTTCAAATACATCCAAGCGGAAGTGCCCGCCGATGAGATCATCAAATATCGCCGCGCCAATAACCTCGATCTGATCGCTACCGGTGCCTTTACGAAGGGCTTTTTCAAAAAGCTCTTTTTAGGCAGCGTTTCCGAGGATATCTTGCACAATGCGCTTGTACCGGTGCTAGTGCTATCGTAA
- a CDS encoding FAD-dependent oxidoreductase yields the protein MDYDIIVIGFGKAGKTLAAKSAALGKKVALIERSPQMYGGTCINVGCIPTKRLVTASKEAGFVNFSVLGEYFVLSMQKKDELVEALRAKNLAMLKGSPNIDVIDGEGSFTSANSVRVLSPDGQTREISAETIVVNTGSREVEPSFEVSSQIAYISEEILNLKILPKHLVIIGGGFIGLEFASMFAGFGSKVSVLMRSKFMKNEDEDVAASVKSALQAQGVEIIEGCEFLSLKGGELKFNLAGESKAVAADAFLYALGRRANTSELNLAAAGVQTDARGNIITNEHLQSSTAGIYAAGDVRGGEMFTYTSLDDFRIIFSALFGDGARTTKNRAPHASVLFTRTPLARIGLSERKARASGREIKVLKLSMAAVPGAKVVAHDEGMMKAVVDAASGEILGAALHCVNAHEIVNELAIAMALGAKADFFKNQIFTHPSISEALNDLFGQF from the coding sequence ATGGATTATGATATCATCGTAATAGGCTTTGGCAAAGCGGGTAAAACCCTTGCCGCAAAATCCGCTGCACTGGGCAAAAAGGTCGCCCTCATCGAGCGCTCACCGCAGATGTACGGCGGCACCTGCATCAACGTAGGCTGCATCCCGACCAAGCGGCTAGTTACGGCGAGCAAGGAAGCTGGCTTCGTAAATTTCAGCGTGCTCGGAGAGTATTTCGTACTGAGTATGCAGAAAAAGGACGAGCTCGTAGAGGCACTGAGGGCGAAAAATTTAGCAATGCTAAAGGGAAGCCCAAATATCGATGTAATCGACGGCGAGGGCTCATTTACGAGCGCAAATTCCGTGCGCGTGCTAAGTCCTGACGGGCAGACGCGTGAAATTTCAGCAGAAACGATCGTCGTAAATACGGGCTCGAGGGAGGTCGAGCCTAGCTTTGAGGTAAGCTCGCAGATCGCTTATATCAGCGAAGAAATTTTAAATTTAAAGATCCTACCGAAGCATCTAGTAATCATCGGCGGCGGATTTATCGGGCTTGAGTTTGCCTCGATGTTTGCGGGATTCGGCTCTAAAGTCAGCGTGCTGATGCGATCGAAATTTATGAAAAACGAAGATGAGGATGTGGCTGCCAGCGTCAAATCCGCTCTGCAGGCCCAAGGCGTGGAGATTATCGAGGGCTGCGAGTTTTTGAGCTTAAAGGGCGGCGAGCTAAAATTTAACCTCGCGGGCGAGAGCAAGGCGGTCGCGGCGGATGCGTTTTTATACGCCCTCGGTCGTCGCGCAAATACGAGCGAGCTAAATTTAGCCGCTGCGGGGGTGCAGACGGACGCGCGCGGCAATATCATCACGAATGAGCATCTGCAAAGCTCGACTGCTGGCATCTACGCAGCAGGCGACGTGCGCGGCGGCGAGATGTTTACCTACACTAGCTTAGACGATTTTAGGATCATTTTTAGCGCGCTTTTCGGAGACGGCGCGCGCACTACGAAAAACCGCGCACCGCATGCAAGCGTGCTGTTTACCCGCACGCCGCTAGCTCGCATCGGCCTTAGCGAACGCAAAGCAAGAGCGAGCGGACGCGAGATCAAGGTGCTAAAGCTTTCGATGGCGGCGGTGCCGGGCGCCAAGGTCGTAGCGCACGACGAGGGAATGATGAAAGCGGTCGTGGACGCGGCTAGCGGCGAAATTTTAGGCGCGGCGCTTCACTGCGTAAACGCGCACGAGATCGTTAATGAGCTGGCGATCGCAATGGCGCTGGGCGCAAAAGCAGACTTTTTCAAAAATCAAATTTTTACGCACCCGAGCATCAGCGAGGCACTGAACGATCTTTTCGGACAGTTTTAA
- a CDS encoding TetR/AcrR family transcriptional regulator translates to MPESPKYKKSEIRCKLILDAALELFLAKGYEATSLSDIIELSGGSLSLVYKYFDNKESLFLRIIELQSKKLDERMNERMRINKDLKLREYLQEFAGIYLEFLFAPEAIKFYRLILFSGFNGALSESPKIFLKSGVLGSPNALDEYLAAHSDEFAPGRTAKSLALYFCFLLREPHFSRLLFFDEKLNFKASELIRDRIDMFLLGVKKR, encoded by the coding sequence ATGCCCGAATCGCCTAAATATAAAAAATCCGAAATTCGCTGTAAGCTCATTTTAGACGCGGCGCTGGAGCTGTTTTTAGCCAAAGGCTACGAGGCTACGAGCTTAAGCGATATTATCGAGCTTAGTGGAGGCTCGCTATCGTTGGTTTATAAGTATTTTGATAACAAAGAAAGCCTATTTTTGCGCATCATCGAACTGCAAAGCAAAAAGCTCGATGAGCGAATGAACGAACGCATGCGAATCAACAAAGACCTAAAATTGCGTGAGTATCTGCAGGAGTTTGCAGGGATTTATCTGGAGTTTCTTTTCGCTCCGGAGGCGATAAAATTCTACCGACTGATACTTTTCAGCGGCTTTAACGGAGCGCTTAGCGAGAGCCCAAAAATCTTTTTAAAAAGCGGCGTGCTAGGTTCGCCGAATGCGCTGGATGAGTATTTGGCGGCGCATTCGGACGAGTTTGCGCCCGGACGCACGGCAAAAAGCCTAGCGCTGTATTTTTGCTTTTTACTTAGAGAGCCGCATTTTAGCAGGCTGCTATTTTTCGACGAAAAGCTAAATTTCAAAGCGAGCGAGCTAATCAGGGACCGCATCGATATGTTTTTGCTCGGCGTAAAAAAGCGCTAG
- a CDS encoding helix-turn-helix domain-containing protein — MKKVSIGEAAEILGISKEAVYNRIRRNSLRAEESGGVRYVLLDDEMQQSEPASQNSAKSPRTSGTAGTQSFIDYLIKEISELKGKIEALQSDKDRLHKEKEEILIASKDEIKLMYKERDEKLRYFLSFFDKPLLSNKSREVKPYDVEIKEKTFDRSEWTSLAKFVKSLKRKKRLKAQSLIIENIGKSEFIRVEGNELLINQSLDIKSLKGSK; from the coding sequence ATGAAAAAAGTCTCGATCGGCGAAGCAGCCGAAATTTTAGGAATTTCAAAAGAAGCCGTCTACAACCGCATCCGCAGAAATTCCTTGCGCGCCGAGGAAAGCGGCGGCGTACGCTACGTGCTTTTAGATGATGAAATGCAACAAAGCGAGCCCGCTTCGCAAAACTCTGCGAAAAGCCCGCGCACCAGTGGCACAGCTGGCACTCAAAGCTTCATCGACTATCTCATCAAAGAAATCTCCGAGTTAAAAGGTAAAATCGAAGCGCTACAAAGCGATAAGGACAGGCTTCACAAAGAAAAAGAGGAAATTTTAATCGCCTCGAAAGATGAAATCAAGCTGATGTATAAAGAGCGCGATGAGAAGCTCAGGTATTTTTTGTCGTTTTTCGACAAACCGCTGCTTTCGAACAAAAGTCGCGAGGTCAAACCCTACGATGTCGAAATCAAAGAAAAAACCTTCGATCGTAGCGAATGGACGAGCCTTGCAAAATTCGTAAAATCACTCAAACGCAAAAAGCGCCTCAAAGCGCAAAGCTTAATCATCGAAAACATCGGCAAGAGCGAGTTTATCCGCGTCGAGGGAAACGAGCTTTTGATAAATCAAAGCCTAGATATAAAATCACTGAAAGGATCTAAATGA
- a CDS encoding UPF0323 family lipoprotein: MKLRKIASYALVSGFGLVMAGSLAGCDDRGQEQNVRLQEGALVRLEEVAPGKYKILEEFPSEKTQIILRSLDGTERILSDEETKALLAEENAKIDAGTSNLTNQNAQLSGGGMSLGEAILASAAGAIIGSWIGGKLFNNPAYQSQRQTAYKSPSAYSRSVDSFNQAKQQNDKARSGRSGFFGGSKSGKSGGFFGG, from the coding sequence ATGAAACTACGCAAAATCGCTAGCTATGCGCTGGTAAGCGGCTTCGGGCTCGTTATGGCGGGCTCGTTAGCGGGCTGCGACGATAGGGGGCAGGAGCAAAATGTCCGTCTGCAAGAAGGCGCACTCGTGCGACTCGAAGAGGTCGCGCCAGGAAAATATAAAATTTTAGAGGAATTTCCGAGCGAAAAAACTCAGATCATATTAAGATCGCTAGACGGCACGGAGAGAATTTTAAGCGATGAGGAAACTAAAGCTCTTTTGGCTGAGGAAAACGCCAAAATCGACGCCGGCACTTCAAATTTAACCAATCAAAACGCACAGCTTAGCGGCGGCGGCATGAGCCTGGGTGAAGCGATCTTGGCAAGCGCTGCAGGCGCCATCATCGGCTCGTGGATCGGCGGCAAGCTGTTTAACAACCCAGCCTATCAAAGCCAGCGCCAAACCGCCTACAAAAGCCCGAGCGCCTACTCTAGAAGCGTCGACAGCTTCAATCAAGCAAAGCAGCAAAACGATAAGGCGCGAAGCGGCAGAAGCGGATTTTTCGGCGGAAGCAAGAGCGGCAAGAGCGGCGGATTTTTCGGCGGCTAA
- a CDS encoding glutathionylspermidine synthase family protein, which translates to MQLKKITPLSNEYLEKLGFYWHTDADETPYVSDEIVRVSAAEADAYYEAANELYEMFVAAAQHVIDNNLFHELGIPFNLVDLIKQSWENEVHWHLYGRFDFAGGLDGKPIKLIEFNADTPTAVFETAIIQWAMLKENGMDEASQFNDLYDALRDNFKRLVVLDGELGDFSKFYEGWKILFSSVAGNVEDEKTTKLLQQTAEDAGFKTRFAYVDEVEFNDEEGVFFEGENYEYWFKLIPWEAIAIEEGELALILKNIVQNQKAIILNPAYTLLFQSKGIMKILWDLYPNHPLLLQSSFSPIIGKKMIKKPFLAREGANVAIFDADGKKIEENGGEYGNQKFLYQEFYELNKDERAQSYQAGVFFAYEGCALGFRKGGEILNNLSKFVGHYIEDAK; encoded by the coding sequence ATGCAACTAAAAAAGATAACGCCGTTAAGCAACGAGTATCTCGAAAAGCTCGGCTTTTACTGGCACACGGACGCAGACGAGACGCCTTACGTCAGCGACGAGATCGTGCGCGTGAGCGCTGCAGAGGCCGATGCGTATTACGAAGCGGCGAACGAGCTATACGAGATGTTTGTCGCGGCCGCGCAGCACGTCATCGACAATAATCTCTTCCACGAGCTCGGCATTCCCTTCAATCTCGTAGATCTAATCAAACAAAGCTGGGAAAACGAGGTGCACTGGCACCTATACGGGCGCTTCGATTTTGCGGGCGGGCTGGACGGTAAGCCGATCAAGCTGATAGAATTTAACGCCGACACGCCCACGGCGGTGTTTGAGACGGCGATCATCCAGTGGGCGATGCTCAAAGAAAACGGCATGGACGAGGCAAGCCAGTTCAACGACCTCTACGACGCGCTGCGCGATAATTTCAAGCGGCTCGTGGTGCTTGACGGCGAGCTTGGGGATTTTTCTAAATTTTACGAAGGGTGGAAAATTCTATTTAGCAGCGTCGCAGGCAACGTCGAGGACGAAAAGACGACGAAACTTTTGCAGCAGACCGCGGAGGATGCGGGTTTTAAGACGCGCTTTGCCTACGTGGACGAGGTGGAATTTAACGACGAAGAGGGCGTGTTTTTTGAGGGCGAAAACTACGAGTATTGGTTCAAACTGATCCCTTGGGAGGCGATCGCGATCGAGGAGGGCGAGCTTGCGCTCATCTTAAAAAACATTGTGCAAAACCAAAAGGCGATCATCCTAAATCCCGCATACACGCTGCTTTTCCAAAGTAAGGGGATTATGAAAATCCTGTGGGATCTGTATCCGAACCACCCGCTGCTGCTACAAAGCTCCTTTTCGCCGATCATCGGCAAAAAGATGATCAAAAAGCCGTTTTTGGCGCGCGAGGGGGCGAACGTAGCGATTTTCGACGCCGACGGCAAAAAGATAGAGGAAAACGGCGGAGAATACGGAAATCAGAAATTTTTATATCAGGAATTTTACGAGCTAAACAAAGACGAGCGCGCCCAGAGCTACCAAGCGGGGGTATTTTTCGCATACGAAGGCTGCGCGCTGGGCTTCCGTAAGGGCGGCGAGATACTCAATAATCTCTCAAAATTTGTGGGGCATTATATCGAGGATGCAAAGTAG
- a CDS encoding D-2-hydroxyacid dehydrogenase gives MKIVCLDAATLGGDADLSEIASLGEFESYETTEPAQTAQRLAGAGVVITNKVLITDEIMAQTALKLICVSATGTNNIDMQAAQARGIAVKNVAGYSTNSVVQQTFASLFALTNALGYYADYGSSGKWCESEIFTHIDAPISEIYGKEFGIIGLGQIGAKVARIAAAFGANVRYYSTSGANDNGEFARVSLDALLRACDIISIHAPLNQKTAGLIGEAELAKMKEGAILMNFGRGGIVDEEALARAVDERGLRTALDVLQTEPMRADHPLLRVKNRRNVIITPHIAWVSIEARKRLIKMIAQNIRDFMSDK, from the coding sequence ATGAAGATCGTATGTTTGGATGCCGCGACGCTAGGAGGCGATGCCGATCTTAGCGAGATCGCGAGCTTGGGCGAGTTTGAAAGCTACGAGACGACCGAGCCTGCGCAAACCGCGCAGCGCCTAGCCGGCGCGGGTGTCGTCATAACCAACAAAGTTCTAATCACGGACGAGATCATGGCGCAAACCGCGCTTAAGCTGATCTGCGTCAGCGCCACGGGCACGAATAACATCGACATGCAGGCCGCGCAGGCTCGCGGCATCGCGGTGAAAAATGTGGCGGGCTATTCGACGAACAGCGTCGTGCAGCAGACCTTCGCATCGCTGTTTGCACTGACCAACGCGCTCGGATACTACGCGGATTACGGCAGCAGCGGCAAATGGTGCGAGAGCGAAATTTTTACTCACATTGACGCGCCCATCAGCGAAATTTACGGCAAAGAATTCGGCATCATCGGGCTTGGACAGATCGGCGCAAAGGTCGCCCGCATCGCCGCCGCGTTCGGCGCGAACGTGAGATACTACTCCACCAGCGGCGCGAACGATAACGGCGAGTTTGCCAGAGTGAGCCTGGACGCGCTTTTAAGGGCATGCGACATCATCTCGATCCACGCCCCGCTAAATCAAAAAACGGCGGGATTGATCGGCGAAGCGGAGCTTGCGAAGATGAAAGAGGGGGCAATATTGATGAATTTCGGCCGCGGCGGCATCGTGGATGAGGAGGCGCTAGCTCGCGCCGTGGACGAACGGGGCCTACGCACGGCGCTTGATGTGCTGCAAACAGAGCCGATGAGGGCGGATCATCCGCTGCTGCGCGTGAAAAATCGTCGCAACGTCATCATCACGCCTCACATCGCATGGGTGAGCATAGAGGCCCGCAAACGGCTGATAAAGATGATCGCGCAGAATATTAGGGATTTTATGAGCGACAAATGA
- a CDS encoding PepSY domain-containing protein — MAILKRKKFWFNVHLILTLICCVPILIIALSGAIISYHDEIIDALNQSKSFVSPSGKDALKPAEILNIFRKVKPGFTLSYYRIPQNKNEAIRLSGTDSSGEFKSYFIDPYSGEITSENIGDTFIGVALNLHTNLGFGLSKNETLRLIGKNIVAFSTIMFILVLISGVVIYYPSFRGKILRAFRINFKARGYTFLYSLHGAVGVLLLPVLLTISASGLYWSYDWIAKITNRALGEKEIFRKTSFTEVRGFSLEDEDKILNLQTAFDIFKRERGENYEFFNIIAQKDGENFMIFYFDKGEEGEEHMNTMSVNVKKGILRHARYDNAKSTMPRPFAIHKAVLSVHSGYIFGEAGKFLFCVAAISVLFFIITGFWMSIKRICKKR, encoded by the coding sequence ATGGCGATTCTAAAAAGGAAAAAATTTTGGTTCAACGTCCACCTTATTTTGACGCTTATATGCTGCGTGCCGATCTTAATCATAGCCCTTAGCGGCGCTATTATCTCGTATCACGACGAGATTATAGATGCGTTAAATCAAAGCAAATCTTTCGTGAGCCCGAGCGGAAAAGACGCTCTTAAGCCCGCCGAAATTTTAAATATTTTCAGAAAAGTCAAGCCCGGTTTTACGCTCAGTTATTATAGAATTCCTCAAAATAAAAATGAGGCGATTAGGCTTTCTGGCACAGATTCTAGCGGCGAGTTTAAATCATATTTTATAGATCCTTATAGCGGTGAAATTACTTCGGAAAATATAGGCGATACGTTTATTGGCGTAGCGCTAAATCTACATACTAATCTAGGATTTGGGCTAAGCAAAAACGAAACTCTGCGGCTAATAGGCAAAAATATCGTGGCGTTTAGCACAATTATGTTTATTTTAGTCTTAATTTCAGGCGTGGTGATCTATTATCCTAGCTTTAGAGGAAAGATTTTACGCGCATTTAGGATAAATTTTAAAGCGAGAGGTTACACGTTTTTATATAGCTTGCACGGCGCGGTCGGAGTTTTGCTGCTGCCCGTTTTGCTTACGATAAGCGCTAGCGGGCTTTATTGGTCGTATGATTGGATAGCCAAAATCACCAACAGAGCGCTAGGGGAAAAGGAAATTTTTAGAAAAACGAGTTTTACCGAAGTGCGAGGATTTTCGCTTGAGGATGAAGATAAAATTTTAAATTTGCAGACGGCATTTGATATTTTTAAGCGTGAACGCGGTGAAAACTACGAATTCTTTAACATCATCGCCCAAAAAGATGGAGAAAATTTTATGATCTTTTATTTCGATAAAGGTGAAGAGGGCGAAGAGCATATGAATACGATGAGCGTAAACGTTAAAAAGGGCATCTTGCGGCATGCTCGCTATGATAATGCGAAAAGCACCATGCCGCGCCCATTCGCTATACATAAAGCCGTTTTGAGCGTGCATTCGGGCTATATCTTCGGCGAGGCAGGCAAGTTCTTATTTTGCGTAGCGGCGATTTCAGTGTTATTTTTTATAATTACGGGATTTTGGATGAGCATAAAAAGAATTTGCAAGAAAAGATAA